One part of the Natronorubrum sediminis genome encodes these proteins:
- a CDS encoding mandelate racemase/muconate lactonizing enzyme family protein yields the protein MGIDYSQLRDPNAEYTMRDLSAETMGVTRERGQDRDVVITDVQTTMVDGNFPWTLVRIYTDAGIVGTGEAYWGAGAPELIERMSSFLEGENPLDIDRLTEHLFQKMSGEGSIGGVTVTAIAGIEVALHDLVGKILEVPAYQLLGGKYRDEVRVYCDCHTEDEADPVACADEAERVVEELGYDALKFDLDVPSGHEKDRANRHLRRPEIDHKASIVEAITERVGHRADVAFDCHWTFSADSAKRLANRLEEYNVWWLEDPVPPENHDVQREVTQSTTTPITVGENVYRTHGQRRLIEEQAVDIIAPDMPKVGGMRETRKIADLADLYYVPVAMHNVASPVATMGSVHVGAAISNALAVEFHSYELEWWGDLVEEDVIEDGYIEVPEQPGLGVTLDMDVVAEQMVDGEELFDEA from the coding sequence ATGGGGATCGATTACTCGCAGCTGCGTGATCCAAACGCCGAGTATACGATGCGGGATCTCTCGGCGGAGACGATGGGGGTCACGCGAGAACGTGGTCAGGATCGAGACGTCGTGATCACGGATGTACAGACGACGATGGTCGACGGCAACTTCCCGTGGACGCTGGTTCGAATCTACACCGACGCGGGTATCGTCGGCACCGGCGAGGCCTACTGGGGCGCAGGCGCACCGGAACTAATCGAACGAATGAGCTCCTTCCTAGAAGGCGAGAATCCGCTCGATATCGACCGACTTACGGAACACCTCTTCCAGAAGATGTCCGGCGAAGGATCGATCGGGGGCGTCACCGTCACCGCCATCGCGGGGATCGAAGTCGCGTTACACGATCTCGTCGGGAAGATTCTCGAGGTGCCAGCCTACCAGTTACTCGGTGGAAAGTACAGAGACGAGGTTCGGGTCTACTGTGATTGTCACACCGAAGACGAGGCGGATCCCGTCGCCTGTGCCGACGAAGCCGAACGCGTCGTCGAGGAACTGGGCTACGATGCGCTCAAATTCGACCTCGACGTGCCCTCGGGCCACGAGAAAGATCGAGCGAACCGACACCTTCGGCGTCCCGAAATCGACCACAAAGCGTCGATTGTCGAGGCGATCACCGAACGCGTCGGCCACCGCGCCGACGTCGCCTTCGACTGCCACTGGACGTTTTCAGCCGACAGCGCGAAGCGCCTGGCAAACCGCCTCGAGGAGTACAACGTCTGGTGGCTCGAGGATCCCGTGCCACCCGAAAACCACGACGTGCAGCGGGAGGTCACACAGAGTACGACGACGCCGATCACCGTCGGCGAAAACGTCTATCGAACCCACGGCCAGCGTCGACTCATCGAAGAACAGGCTGTCGACATCATCGCCCCCGATATGCCCAAGGTCGGCGGCATGCGCGAGACGCGGAAGATCGCCGATCTGGCCGATCTCTACTACGTTCCCGTCGCGATGCACAACGTCGCGTCACCCGTCGCGACGATGGGGAGCGTCCACGTCGGAGCGGCGATTTCGAACGCCCTCGCCGTCGAGTTCCACTCTTACGAACTCGAGTGGTGGGGCGATCTCGTCGAAGAGGACGTCATCGAGGACGGCTACATCGAAGTTCCGGAGCAACCCGGCCTCGGGGTCACGCTGGATATGGACGTCGTCGCGGAGCAGATGGTCGACGGCGAGGAACTCTTCGACGAAGCCTGA
- a CDS encoding helix-turn-helix domain-containing protein, with product MAKYSTGSASGGSGTNCELCGAESDSLRRASVAGAELEVCSECAPHDDTQKQSSSRRRSGQQSGGSGRSNDEPSRKQKAAQNVAKANPVWDGDSEHWEKEGTNYDDDPLPYLVTDYGETLTEARQDAGLQRDELAEELGAREKDLLAVEQGRATQAGVGGRLIDALEEYLDVSLAE from the coding sequence ATGGCTAAGTATTCGACCGGTTCCGCATCGGGCGGCAGCGGGACGAACTGCGAACTCTGTGGTGCCGAGAGCGACTCGCTTCGACGTGCGAGCGTCGCCGGGGCCGAACTCGAGGTCTGTTCGGAGTGTGCGCCACACGACGACACCCAGAAGCAATCGTCCTCCCGTCGGCGCAGCGGACAACAAAGCGGGGGAAGCGGCCGCTCGAACGACGAACCGAGTCGGAAGCAAAAGGCCGCCCAGAACGTCGCCAAGGCGAATCCCGTCTGGGACGGCGATTCCGAGCACTGGGAGAAAGAGGGCACGAACTACGACGACGACCCACTTCCCTATCTCGTCACCGACTACGGCGAGACGCTCACCGAAGCGCGACAGGACGCCGGCCTCCAGCGCGACGAACTTGCCGAGGAACTCGGCGCTCGCGAAAAAGACCTCCTCGCAGTCGAGCAAGGTCGGGCGACGCAAGCCGGCGTCGGCGGCCGCTTGATCGACGCACTCGAGGAGTATCTCGACGTCTCGCTCGCAGAATAA
- a CDS encoding methyltransferase family protein: MLPEIGSELLSTVALLAAIGVWIVSDWSIAFAHRGTADDSRDQGSKYAIGAAVVGGVLAAVLLSQIAPSLSVPAPTVAFWLGVGAILLGVVLRQYAVRTLGDGFDLEVRVDAADEVVDSGPYRWVRHPSYTGALLSLVGVGITVGNWLSIAVALLAGIAGYGYRIRVEERALRETLGERYAAYANRTPYRLVPGIW, translated from the coding sequence ATGCTCCCCGAGATCGGTTCGGAACTGCTGTCAACGGTCGCCCTCCTCGCCGCCATCGGTGTTTGGATCGTTTCGGACTGGTCTATCGCCTTCGCTCACCGCGGAACGGCCGACGACTCGAGAGATCAGGGCTCGAAGTACGCGATCGGCGCAGCCGTCGTTGGAGGCGTCCTCGCGGCCGTCCTGCTCTCGCAGATAGCCCCCAGCCTCAGCGTTCCTGCGCCGACCGTTGCATTCTGGCTCGGAGTAGGGGCGATCCTGCTCGGCGTCGTCCTCAGACAGTACGCTGTTCGCACGCTCGGAGACGGGTTCGACCTCGAGGTGCGCGTCGACGCGGCGGACGAGGTGGTCGATTCCGGTCCGTATCGGTGGGTTCGCCACCCTTCGTACACAGGCGCGCTGCTGTCGCTGGTCGGCGTCGGGATCACCGTCGGAAACTGGCTGAGCATCGCCGTCGCCCTCCTCGCCGGGATCGCGGGCTACGGCTATCGAATTCGCGTCGAAGAACGAGCCTTGCGCGAGACGCTCGGTGAGCGATACGCCGCGTACGCGAACCGGACGCCGTACCGACTCGTTCCCGGCATCTGGTAA
- the purF gene encoding amidophosphoribosyltransferase, whose translation MTEKCGVVGVSLDGRDAARPLYYGLYALQHRGQESAGIVTHDGFQQHSHVDMGLVGEVFDEDDLDVLNGATGIGHVRYPTAGSVDSSCAQPFSVSFKSGSLGLSHNGNLVNADEIRDELAAVGHAFTSDGDTEVIAHDLARNLLEEDLVRAVKRTMGRIHGSYALAISHDDTILGVRDPQGNRPLCIGELEDGYMLASESAAIDTLDGDLVRDVRPGELVVLREDGDGFDSYQLVEEDNTAHCFFEHVYFARPDSVIDETLVYEARRNLGRKLWEESGVESDVVMPVPDSGRAFASGYADAASETTADGDLREESDNGVEFAEGLMKNRYVGRTFIMPTQGERERAVRLKLNPIKSTIEGKTVTVIDDSIVRGTTSTQLVQLLKDCGAEKVHVRIGAPEIVAPCYMGINMATREELIASDKSTTEIRDTINADSLAYLSTDAVAEVLGNDRIDLCLGCVTGEYPYDIDGEATDRDVTRPELEGRTMHADD comes from the coding sequence ATGACCGAAAAGTGCGGCGTCGTCGGCGTCTCACTCGACGGTCGAGACGCGGCACGACCGTTGTACTACGGACTCTATGCACTCCAGCACCGCGGCCAGGAGTCCGCCGGAATCGTCACGCACGACGGCTTCCAGCAACACAGCCACGTCGACATGGGACTGGTGGGCGAGGTGTTCGACGAGGACGACCTCGACGTTCTCAACGGCGCGACCGGGATCGGTCACGTCCGGTATCCGACTGCCGGCTCGGTCGACTCCTCGTGTGCCCAACCCTTCTCCGTCTCGTTCAAGAGCGGCTCGCTCGGGCTCTCACACAACGGCAACCTCGTCAACGCCGACGAGATCCGCGACGAACTCGCCGCCGTCGGCCACGCCTTTACGAGCGACGGTGACACCGAAGTGATCGCCCACGACCTCGCGCGCAACTTACTCGAGGAGGACCTCGTCCGCGCGGTCAAGCGCACAATGGGGCGGATCCACGGCTCTTACGCCCTCGCGATCAGCCACGACGACACGATACTCGGCGTGCGCGATCCGCAGGGTAACCGCCCGCTGTGTATCGGCGAACTCGAGGACGGCTACATGCTCGCCTCTGAGTCGGCCGCGATCGATACGCTCGACGGCGACCTCGTTCGCGACGTGCGACCCGGTGAACTCGTCGTCTTGCGAGAGGACGGCGATGGCTTCGACTCCTACCAACTCGTCGAGGAGGACAACACCGCCCACTGCTTTTTCGAACACGTCTACTTCGCGCGCCCGGACAGCGTCATCGACGAGACGCTGGTCTACGAGGCGCGCCGAAACCTCGGCCGCAAGCTCTGGGAGGAAAGCGGCGTCGAGAGCGACGTCGTGATGCCCGTCCCCGACTCCGGACGGGCGTTCGCCTCGGGGTACGCCGACGCCGCGAGCGAGACGACGGCTGACGGCGACCTGCGCGAGGAAAGCGATAACGGCGTCGAGTTCGCAGAAGGGCTGATGAAAAACCGCTACGTCGGACGGACGTTCATCATGCCGACTCAGGGCGAACGCGAGCGCGCGGTTCGTCTCAAACTCAACCCAATCAAATCGACGATCGAAGGCAAGACGGTCACCGTCATCGACGACAGTATCGTCCGTGGCACTACCTCGACACAACTCGTGCAACTGCTCAAAGATTGCGGGGCCGAGAAAGTCCACGTCCGAATCGGTGCACCCGAAATCGTCGCTCCCTGTTACATGGGAATCAACATGGCCACCCGCGAGGAACTCATCGCCTCGGACAAATCGACGACGGAGATTCGCGACACCATCAACGCGGACAGTCTCGCGTACCTCTCGACCGACGCCGTCGCGGAAGTGCTCGGCAACGACCGAATCGATCTCTGCCTGGGCTGTGTGACCGGGGAGTACCCCTACGACATCGACGGCGAGGCGACCGACCGAGACGTCACGCGGCCCGAACTCGAGGGCCGAACGATGCACGCGGACGACTGA
- a CDS encoding DUF420 domain-containing protein, protein MEYVSRERVAPLTAILSVVSLAVVFAAAGGRVPPSTVPAAPEWVLDAIPHVNVAISGAAIGTITLGWRAIRRGNVARHRLAMLGSFGLFASFLTLYLYRLVATGGAQPFPGPDIVYQFVYLPILAVHILLAIVCIPLVYYALLLASAYPIEELPRTSHARFGRYAASLWLVSFSLGIVVYILLHVVY, encoded by the coding sequence ATGGAATACGTTTCTCGAGAGCGCGTGGCTCCGCTCACGGCGATTTTGAGCGTCGTCTCGCTCGCGGTCGTCTTCGCGGCTGCGGGTGGGCGAGTGCCGCCCTCGACGGTTCCGGCGGCCCCCGAGTGGGTTCTCGACGCGATTCCCCACGTCAACGTCGCGATTAGTGGGGCCGCAATCGGGACGATCACGCTCGGGTGGCGAGCGATTCGTCGCGGGAACGTCGCCAGACACCGACTCGCGATGCTTGGCTCGTTCGGGCTGTTCGCGAGCTTTCTCACGCTCTATCTCTACCGGCTGGTCGCGACCGGCGGGGCACAGCCGTTCCCGGGCCCCGACATCGTCTACCAGTTCGTCTACCTCCCAATCCTCGCGGTTCACATCCTCCTTGCGATCGTCTGCATTCCGCTGGTGTACTACGCGCTGTTACTCGCCTCGGCGTACCCGATCGAGGAACTTCCGCGGACGAGCCACGCCCGTTTCGGTCGGTACGCGGCGTCGCTGTGGCTCGTCTCGTTCTCGCTGGGAATTGTCGTCTACATCCTCTTGCACGTCGTGTACTGA
- a CDS encoding glycoside hydrolase family 15 protein has protein sequence MTYPPLRDYGIIGNDDRCALVSRRGSIDWCCFPHLESPSVFARLLDADRGGHFAVRPTDPHESSHRYVDRTNVLETTFETTSGQATVVDFMPIRADGRESSESTQQAIYRRLECDRGTVDLELEFAPRFDYARTDPTLERVENGVLATAGEDGVDADSADPEQLFLYTGDALDDALEFRASETNTEATVSLKAGDSCWTGVQYGATEPLASVDHQQALDETKRYWREWLSHRDGAPESMPERWHEMVIRSELALKVLIHHETGAIPAAATTSVPEAIGEPRTWDYRYNWIRDAKFTVQALHDTGHEQEAREYFEWFSDIAQTDPAEINPVYGLHGDTGDALSEQTLEHLEGYRETGPVRIGNAAAPQQQLDVYGTIVQAVYETIQFDSEAMVTNEEWDALCDIVKYVCEHWDERDAGIWEFRDERRHFLHSKLLCWVALDRGIALATENDLEAPLETWREERDAVREAIEARGYSERASSFTQHFESDEALDATALLLPIYEFLPPEDDRVQATIDAVIDRLTTDDGLVVRFVDSDIRRDEEKAFFLCSFWLIDALVLSNRLEQAREYFENVLERASPLGLYSEKIDPENDQLLGNFPQAFSHLGLLNSVTYLARALESDGDVTPADFDPGNVETLFRRSESSES, from the coding sequence ATGACGTACCCACCACTTCGAGACTACGGCATTATCGGCAACGACGACCGCTGTGCGCTCGTCAGTAGACGGGGATCGATCGATTGGTGTTGCTTCCCACACCTCGAGTCGCCGAGCGTCTTCGCTCGACTCCTCGATGCCGACCGGGGCGGTCACTTCGCCGTCCGACCGACCGACCCCCACGAATCGAGCCATCGGTACGTCGACCGAACGAACGTTCTCGAGACGACGTTCGAGACGACGAGCGGACAGGCGACGGTCGTCGATTTCATGCCGATTCGAGCCGACGGGCGAGAGTCGTCGGAATCCACACAGCAGGCGATCTACCGCCGACTCGAGTGCGATCGAGGAACCGTCGACCTCGAACTCGAGTTCGCTCCCCGATTCGACTACGCGCGGACGGACCCGACGCTCGAACGGGTCGAAAACGGCGTATTGGCCACGGCCGGCGAGGACGGCGTCGACGCCGACTCTGCTGACCCGGAGCAACTCTTCTTGTACACCGGGGACGCCCTCGACGACGCCCTCGAGTTCCGTGCGTCCGAGACGAACACGGAAGCGACAGTTTCGCTCAAGGCGGGCGACTCGTGTTGGACTGGCGTCCAGTACGGCGCAACGGAGCCACTGGCATCGGTCGACCACCAGCAAGCGCTCGACGAGACGAAACGCTACTGGCGCGAGTGGCTCAGCCACCGCGATGGTGCGCCCGAATCGATGCCCGAACGGTGGCACGAGATGGTGATCCGTTCGGAACTCGCGTTGAAGGTCTTGATCCACCACGAAACGGGTGCGATTCCCGCTGCAGCGACGACGTCGGTTCCAGAAGCTATCGGTGAGCCACGGACCTGGGACTACCGCTACAACTGGATTCGGGACGCGAAGTTTACCGTACAAGCGCTTCACGACACCGGTCACGAACAGGAAGCGCGGGAGTACTTCGAGTGGTTTTCGGACATCGCCCAGACCGATCCAGCCGAAATCAATCCCGTCTACGGCCTCCACGGCGACACCGGTGACGCCCTCTCCGAGCAAACGCTCGAGCACCTCGAAGGCTATCGCGAAACGGGACCGGTTCGAATCGGCAACGCGGCCGCGCCACAACAGCAACTCGACGTGTACGGCACGATCGTTCAGGCCGTCTACGAGACGATTCAGTTCGATTCCGAGGCGATGGTCACCAACGAGGAGTGGGACGCACTTTGCGACATTGTCAAGTACGTCTGCGAGCACTGGGACGAGCGCGATGCCGGTATCTGGGAGTTCCGCGACGAACGGCGACACTTCTTGCACTCGAAACTGCTGTGTTGGGTTGCGCTCGATCGAGGAATCGCACTCGCGACCGAAAACGATCTCGAGGCGCCCCTCGAGACGTGGCGCGAGGAGCGCGACGCCGTCCGAGAGGCCATCGAAGCCCGCGGCTATAGCGAACGGGCCTCGAGTTTTACCCAACACTTCGAGAGTGACGAGGCCCTCGACGCGACGGCGCTCTTGTTACCGATCTACGAGTTCCTCCCGCCGGAAGACGACCGCGTGCAGGCGACAATTGACGCCGTTATCGACCGACTGACGACCGACGACGGCCTCGTCGTCCGGTTCGTCGACAGCGACATCCGTCGCGACGAGGAGAAAGCGTTCTTCCTCTGTTCGTTCTGGCTCATCGACGCATTGGTTCTCTCGAATCGACTCGAGCAAGCCCGAGAGTACTTCGAAAACGTCCTCGAGCGGGCGAGTCCGCTCGGCTTGTACTCCGAAAAGATCGACCCGGAAAATGATCAGTTACTCGGTAACTTCCCGCAGGCGTTTTCACACCTCGGACTCCTCAACAGCGTCACGTACCTCGCTCGGGCCCTCGAGAGCGACGGCGACGTGACACCTGCCGATTTCGATCCTGGAAACGTCGAAACGCTCTTTCGGCGAAGCGAGTCGTCCGAGTCGTAA
- a CDS encoding DUF2270 domain-containing protein, translating into MSEDEHEESPLERSDQEIGAEIAEDPETLIGALPHYYRGEVAQSTTSQDRIDQTTNWAITVLAALLSVVFSSPDMPAYLLLVGILVLSVFLSFEVRRYRFYDMYRARVRFFQENVFANALQPVGVEHAHWREELSEDLRYPTFKVTAWEALSRRLSRIYVLLFVVLGVSWIAKVTLFTPETQWTEAAELPGVHGLIVAAALGVFYLGICIIAWWPHSRRAKGEIYGEEPGEWKDE; encoded by the coding sequence ATGAGCGAGGACGAACACGAAGAGAGCCCACTCGAGCGATCGGATCAAGAGATCGGAGCCGAAATCGCGGAAGATCCTGAAACACTCATCGGGGCGCTTCCCCACTACTACCGAGGAGAGGTGGCGCAATCGACGACCTCGCAGGATCGGATCGACCAGACGACGAACTGGGCGATTACGGTGCTCGCCGCCTTGCTTTCGGTCGTCTTCTCGAGCCCCGATATGCCTGCGTACTTGCTCCTCGTCGGCATTCTCGTCCTCAGCGTCTTCCTCTCGTTCGAGGTGAGGCGGTACCGATTCTACGACATGTACCGGGCTCGAGTCCGCTTTTTCCAGGAAAATGTCTTCGCGAACGCGCTTCAGCCCGTCGGCGTCGAACACGCACACTGGCGCGAGGAATTGAGCGAAGACCTTCGGTATCCGACGTTCAAAGTAACGGCCTGGGAAGCCCTCTCTCGGCGTCTCAGCCGGATATATGTACTCCTCTTCGTCGTCCTCGGTGTCTCGTGGATCGCGAAGGTGACCCTGTTCACGCCGGAGACGCAGTGGACGGAGGCCGCGGAGTTACCCGGAGTCCACGGCCTGATCGTTGCGGCGGCACTCGGTGTATTCTATCTCGGAATATGCATCATCGCGTGGTGGCCCCACAGCCGGCGAGCAAAAGGGGAAATATACGGCGAAGAACCCGGCGAGTGGAAAGACGAGTGA
- a CDS encoding alanyl-tRNA editing protein, translated as MIGQRAAREPYTTRFETEVTAIDGRRVWLETSFFYAASDGQPADRGTIGGVSVDDVRTVDGEHVHVLETEPSFRTGHHVLCSIDWSFRMYCMRAHTASHICYGAARRVLEPAEATYVGHEIGEETVGLDLETGSIDDEALIELDASINRVVWESRPVSWDDVSIEDAREREEITFDEERTAAAVESGRVRTVTIGNRDESGNGNGSSFADTRRSWDVTACDGTHVRNTREVGPVTVVGRTTRDDGSSRIELAVGPAAIERRAAEKRAVLAVTDELGVDLDRVPRTIDRLDASSEQPSPRD; from the coding sequence ATGATCGGACAACGGGCCGCTCGAGAGCCCTACACCACGCGATTCGAAACCGAAGTGACGGCCATCGACGGCCGACGTGTCTGGCTCGAGACGAGTTTTTTCTACGCGGCGAGCGACGGGCAGCCAGCGGATCGCGGAACCATTGGCGGAGTCTCCGTCGACGACGTGCGCACGGTCGACGGCGAGCACGTCCACGTCCTCGAGACGGAGCCGTCCTTTCGGACCGGCCATCACGTCCTCTGTTCGATCGACTGGTCGTTTCGCATGTACTGTATGCGCGCTCACACGGCCAGTCACATCTGCTACGGCGCGGCGAGACGCGTCCTCGAGCCAGCCGAGGCGACCTACGTCGGCCACGAAATCGGCGAGGAAACGGTGGGTCTCGACCTCGAGACGGGGTCGATCGACGACGAGGCGCTGATCGAACTGGACGCGTCGATCAACCGCGTCGTCTGGGAATCGAGGCCGGTGTCGTGGGACGACGTGTCGATCGAAGACGCCCGCGAGCGCGAGGAAATTACCTTCGACGAGGAGCGAACGGCGGCCGCCGTCGAGAGCGGCCGCGTTCGGACCGTGACGATCGGTAACCGTGACGAATCGGGCAACGGAAACGGCTCGTCCTTCGCTGACACGCGCCGCTCGTGGGACGTGACCGCCTGCGACGGAACCCACGTCCGGAACACGCGCGAAGTCGGACCGGTGACGGTCGTCGGCCGGACGACTCGAGACGACGGCTCGAGCCGAATCGAACTAGCGGTCGGTCCCGCGGCGATCGAACGTCGAGCGGCCGAAAAGCGCGCCGTCCTGGCGGTCACGGACGAACTCGGTGTCGATCTCGATCGCGTTCCACGGACGATCGACAGACTGGACGCCTCGAGTGAGCAACCCTCACCGAGAGACTGA
- a CDS encoding S1C family serine protease — MSSDQSRLARRQVLKRCGGVSVTLLGVAAGSGTGAAASSISEQHSTAVASSVTQDDGDTENTPADVYDEYIDDVVLVNVFGGLDDEPGVPEGDGPETPAGIGSGFVVDDAVVTNHHVVREAETVELQFRDEQWRTADVVGTDIHSDLAALEVDDLPEETEGITLAEDEPTVGEEVLALGNPLGLDASISQGIVSGVNRSLPSPTGFSIPAAIQTDAPVNPGNSGGPLVDLSGDAVGVVFAGAGQTIGFAISAALANRVVPSLLEDGSYDHPYLGVSVAPVSPIVAEANDLEDARGVMVVGTVSDGPAADVFETAEPGPTVDGVPVPVDGDVIVAIDDTEIPSQERLSSTLALETEPDETITIDVLRDGDEETVELTLEERPSETDF, encoded by the coding sequence ATGTCGTCAGATCAGTCGCGGCTTGCTCGTCGCCAGGTACTGAAACGCTGTGGAGGCGTTAGCGTAACTCTTCTCGGAGTCGCTGCGGGCAGTGGAACCGGCGCTGCAGCATCGAGTATCTCCGAGCAACACTCCACCGCGGTCGCCTCGAGTGTCACGCAGGACGACGGCGACACCGAGAACACCCCTGCAGACGTATACGACGAGTACATCGACGACGTCGTCCTCGTCAACGTCTTCGGTGGCCTCGACGACGAACCGGGTGTACCAGAGGGTGACGGCCCCGAAACACCCGCTGGAATCGGTTCGGGATTCGTCGTCGACGACGCTGTCGTCACGAACCACCACGTTGTCCGCGAGGCCGAAACGGTCGAACTCCAGTTTCGTGACGAGCAGTGGCGAACGGCCGACGTCGTCGGAACAGATATTCACAGCGACCTCGCCGCGCTCGAGGTCGACGATCTCCCCGAGGAAACTGAGGGGATCACGCTCGCCGAAGACGAGCCGACGGTCGGCGAGGAGGTCCTCGCACTCGGGAACCCACTCGGTCTCGACGCGTCGATTTCCCAGGGGATCGTCAGCGGCGTCAATCGCTCGCTGCCGAGCCCAACTGGGTTTTCCATTCCGGCGGCGATTCAGACGGACGCACCGGTCAACCCCGGAAACAGCGGCGGCCCGCTCGTCGACCTCTCGGGCGACGCCGTGGGCGTCGTCTTCGCCGGTGCGGGCCAGACGATCGGTTTTGCAATCTCCGCCGCGCTCGCGAATCGAGTCGTGCCGTCTCTCCTCGAGGACGGTTCCTACGATCACCCGTATCTCGGCGTGAGCGTCGCCCCCGTCAGTCCGATCGTCGCCGAGGCGAACGACCTCGAGGACGCACGCGGCGTCATGGTCGTCGGGACGGTGTCGGACGGGCCTGCCGCCGATGTTTTCGAAACAGCGGAGCCCGGTCCCACCGTCGACGGCGTCCCCGTTCCCGTCGACGGTGACGTCATCGTCGCGATCGACGACACCGAAATTCCCTCACAAGAACGACTCTCCTCCACGCTGGCACTCGAGACGGAACCCGACGAGACGATTACGATCGACGTCCTCCGAGACGGAGACGAGGAAACGGTCGAACTCACACTCGAGGAACGGCCGAGTGAAACCGATTTCTAA